The following coding sequences are from one Bos indicus x Bos taurus breed Angus x Brahman F1 hybrid chromosome 5, Bos_hybrid_MaternalHap_v2.0, whole genome shotgun sequence window:
- the BAZ2A gene encoding bromodomain adjacent to zinc finger domain protein 2A isoform X1: MEANDHFNFTGLPPAPAASGLKPSPSSGEGLYTNGSPMNFPQQGKSLNGDVNVNGLSTVSHTTTSGILNSAPHSSSTSHLHHPNVAYDCLWNYSQYPSANPGSNLKDPPLLSQFSGGQYPLNGILGGSRQPSSPSHNTNLRAGSQEFWANGTQSPMGLNFDSQELYDSFPDQNFEVMPNGPPSFFTSPQTSPMLGSSIQTFAPSQEVGSGIHPDEAAEKELTSVVTENGAGLVGSLELEEEQPELKMCGYNGSVPSVESLHQEVSVLVPDPTVSCLDDPSHLPDQLEDTPILSEVSLEPFNTLAPEPVSGGLYGIDDTELMGAEDKLPLEDSPVISALDCPSLNNATAFSLLADDSQTSASIFASPTSPPVLGESVLQDNSFDLNNGSDAEQEEMETQASDFPPLTQPAPDQSSTIQLHPATSPAVSPTASSAVSLPVSPAASPEISPAISPAAFPEVSPASSAALPPVSSEVSLTASPVTSPKASPAASPAAVFPTVSPADKDISSVPETIADLEDTTVEGVPPSGSGDVLRRRIATPEEVRLPLQHGWRREVRIKKGSHRWQGETWYYGPCGKRMKQFPEVIKYLSRNVVHNVRREHFSFSPRMPVGDFFEERDTPEGLQWVQLSAEEIPSRIQAITGKRGRPRNTEKAKTKEVPKVKRGRGRPPKVKITELLNKTDTRLLKKLEAQETLNEEDKAKMCKIKKKIKQKVQRGECQTTNQGQAKNKRKQETKSLKQKEAKKKSKAEKEKVKTKQEKLKEKVKREKKEKVKMKEKEEVAKTKPTGKADKVLATQRRLEERQRQQMILEEMKKPTEDMCLTDHQPLPDFSRIPGLILPSGAFSDCLTIVEFLHSFGKVLGFDPAKDVPSLGVLQEGLLCQGDSLGEVQDLLVRLLRAALCDPGLPSYCQSLKILGEKVSEIPLTRDNVSEILRCFLMAYGVEPALCDSLRTQPFQAQPPQQKAAVLAFLVHELNGSTLIINEIDKTLESMSSYRKNKWIVEGRLRRLKTALAKRTGRPEVELQGPEEGLGRRRSSRIMEETSGMEEEEEEETAAAVHGRRGRRDGEVDITASSIPELERQIEKLSKRQLFFRKKLLHSSQMLRAVSLGQDRYRRRYWVLPYLTGIFVEGTEGSLVPEDVIKQETDSLKVATHSTTSPTSFSLKRELAGSSTSASSPARARGRPRKTKPGSMQPRHLKSHSKGQGSEEPQTQLQPETQSHPQLQAHAQPQLQSHPHTHNGFLEPEGSPLSLGQSQHDLSQSAFLSWLSQTQNHGSLLSSSVLTPDSSPGKLDPAPSHAPEEPEPDETEASPDSQAPWFNFSAQMPCNAAPTPPPAVSEDQPTLSPQLPASSKPVSRASAANAYSPGPFSSTPLLGMAHKRQAGDPGETPQSPTGQGQPKRRGRPPSKFFKQMEQRYLTQLTAQPVPPEMRSGWWWIRDPETLDATLKALHPRGIREKALHKHLNKHRDFLQEVCLRPSTDPIFEPSQLPAFEEGIVSWTPKEKTYETDLAVLQWVEELEQRVILSDLQIRGWTCPSPDSTREDLAYCEHLADSQEDITWRGRGKEGLAPQRKTTNPLDLAVMRLAALEQNVERRYLREPLWPAHEVVLEKALLSTPSSAPQCTPTEISYEITPRVRAWRQTLERCRSAAQVCLCLGQLERSIAWEKSVNKVTCLVCRKGDNDEFLLLCDGCDRGCHIYCLRPKMEAVPEGDWFCAVCLAQQVEGELTQKSGFPKRGQKRKSGYVLTFPEGDNRRRRLLPRGRESPAVPRYSEEGLSPSKRRRVSMRNHHSDLTFCEIILMEMESHDAAWPFLEPVNPRLVSGYRRIIKNPMDFSTMRERLLRGGYTSSEEFAADALLVFDNCQTFNEDDSEVGKAGHIMRRFFESRWEEFYQGKQANL, encoded by the exons ATGGAGGCAAACGACCATTTTAACTTTACTGGCCTTCCCCCTGCACCTGCTGCCTCAGGACTGAAACCCTCTCCCTCCTCAGGGGAGGGGCTCTACACTAACGGGTCTCCCATGAACTTCCCCCAGCAAGGGAAAA GTTTGAATGGGGATGTGAATGTTAATGGCTTATCTACTGTATCTCACACTACTACTTCAGGGATTTTGAACTCTGCTCCCCACTCCTCCAGCACCTCACACCTCCATCACCCCAACGTGGCCTACGACTGTCTCTGGAACTACTCACAGTACCCATCTGCCAATCCTGGCAGCAACCTCAAGGACCCACCCCTTCTCTCCCAGTTCTCGGGGGGACAGTACCCACTCAACGGCATCCTTGGGGGCAGCCGGCAACCTTCATCCCCAAGTCACAACACTAACCTTCGGGCTGGGAGCCAAGAGTTCTGGGCCAACGGTACCCAGAGTCCCATGGGGCTTAACTTCGATTCACAGGAACTCTATGATTCCTTTCCCGACCAGAATTTTGAGGTGATGCCCAATGGACCCCCTAGTTTTTTCACCTCCCCACAGACTTCTCCTATGTTGGGATCCAGCATCCAGACCTTTGCACCCTCCCAGGAGGTAGGCAGCGGTATCCATCCTGATGAGGCAGCAGAAAAGGAACTTACTTCCGTCGTGACAGAGAATGGTGCTGGCTTAGTAGGCAGCCTGGAGCTGGAAGAAGAGCAGCCAG AACTAAAGATGTGTGGCTACAACGGCTCCGTCCCTTCTGTGGAATCATTACACCAGGAGGTCTCAGTCTTGGTCCCTGATCCCACAGTGAGCTGCTTAGATGATCCTTCACATCTTCCTGATCAACTGGAAGACACTCCAATCCTCAGTGAAGTCTCTCTCGAGCCCTTCAACACTCTGGCACCGG AGCCAGTGAGTGGAGGACTCTACGGTATAGATGACACGGAGCTGATGGGTGCAGAGGACAAGCTGCCTCTGGAGGACAGCCCTGTGATATCTGCCCTTGATTGCCCTTCCCTCAATAATGCCACTGCCTTCAGTCTCCTGGCAGATGACAGTCAAACTTCAGCCTCTATTTTTGCCAGCCCCACCTCTCCACCTGTCCTCGGGGAGTCTGTTCTGCAAG ATAATAGCTTTGACCTGAATAATGGTAGTGATGCAGAacaggaagaaatggagactcaGGCTTCAGACTTCCCACCTCTGACCCAGCCAGCCCCTGACCAGTCATCCACTATTCAGCTACATCCAGCAACCTCGCCAGCAGTCTCACCAACAGCCTCCTCAGCAGTCTCCCTGCCAGTGTCTCCAGCAGCCTCTCCAGAAATTTCCCCAGCCATCTCCCCAGCAGCCTTCCCAGAGGTCTCTCCAGCTTCCTCAGCAGCcctcccaccagtctcctccgaaGTCTCCTTGACAGCCTCCCCAGTGACCTCCCCAAAAGCCTCCCCTGCAGCTTCCCCGGCAGCTGTCTTTCCGACAGTCTCCCCAGCAGACAAGGATATCAGCAGCGTACCTGAAACAATTGCTGACCTGGAAGACACCACTGTAGAAGGAGTCCCTCCCTCTGGTAGCG GTGATGTCCTGAGGAGACGTATTGCTACCCCAGAAGAAGTTCGTCTTCCCCTCCAACATGG ATGGCGGAGAGAGGTGCGCATCAAGAAGGGCAGTCACCGATGGCAGGGGGAGACCTGGTATTACGGCCCTTGTGGGAAGAGGATGAAACAGTTCCCGGAAGTGATCAAG TACCTGAGCCGCAACGTGGTACACAATGTCCGTCGGGagcacttcagcttcagtcccCGTATGCCTGTTGGTGATTTCTTTGAAGAGAGAGACACACCAGAG GGCTTGCAGTGGGTACAGCTCTCAGCAGAGGAGATCCCATCCAGGATTCAGGCAATTACTGGGAAACGGGGCCGACCTCGAAACACTGAGAAGGCCAagaccaaggaagtccccaaggTGAAACGGGGCCGAGGTCGGCCACCCAAGGTCAAAATCACTGAGCTGTTGAATAAGACAGACACCCGCCTCCTAAAGAAACTGGAGGCCCAAG AAACACTGAATGAGGAGGATAAAGCAAAGATGTGTAAAATCAAGAAGAAGATAAAGCAGAAGGTGCAGCGGGGAGAGTGTCAGACTACTAACCAAGGGCAG GCCAAAAACAAGAGGAAACAAGAGACCAAGAGCTTAAAGCAGAAGGAAGCCAAGAAGAAATCCAAG GCTGAGAAGGAGAAGGtaaaaacaaagcaggaaaaactgaaggaaaaagtcaagagggagaagaaggagaaggtaaaaatgaaggaaaaggaggaggtgGCCAAGACCAAGCCAACGGGTAAAGCAGATAAAGTGCTGGCCACACAGAGGCGCTTGGAGGAGCGGCAGAGGCAGCAGATGATCTTGGAGGAGATGAAGAAGCCCACAGAGGACATGTGTCTGACTGACCACCAG CCGCTGCCTGACTTCTCACGCATCCCTGGTCTGATCCTGCCTAGTGGGGCCTTCTCAGACTGCTTGACCATTGTGGAGTTCCTGCACAGCTTCGGCAAGGTGCTGGGCTTTGACCCTGCCAAAGATGTCCCTAGTCTGGGGGTCCTGCAGGAGGGGCTCCTGTGTCAAGGCGACAGCTTGGGCGAGGTGCAGGATCTCCTGGTGCGACTCCTGAGagcagctctctgtgaccctggcCTGCCCTCCTATTGTCAG TCCTTAAAGATCTTGGGGGAGAAGGTGTCCGAGATCCCACTAACAAGAGACAATGTGTCTGAGATCCTGCGCTGCTTCCTCATGGCATATGGAGTGGAGCCAGCCCTCTGTGACAGCCTGCGCACCCAGCCTTTTCAAGCCCAGCCACCCCAACAGAAGGCTGCTGTTCTGGCCTTCCTTGTGCATGAGCTCAATGGCTCCACCCTCATCATCAa TGAGATTGACAAGACTCTAGAGAGTATGTCCAGCTACAGGAAAAACAAGTGGATTGTTGAAGGCAGGCTGCGGAG ATTGAAAACTGCTTTGGCCAAGCGAACGGGGCGACCTGAGGTAGAGCTACAGGGGCCAGAGGAAGGCCTGGGGCGGAGGCGCAGTTCTCGGATCATGGAGGAGACCAGTGGcatggaagaggaggaagaggaagagactgCAGCTGCTGTCCATGGCCGTAGGGGTCGAAGGGATGGAGAG GTTGATATCACAGCATCTAGCATCCCAGAGCTAGAGCGCCAGATAGAAAAACTGAGCAAG CGTCAGCTCTTCTTTCGAAAAAAGCTGCTTCACTCATCCCAGATGCTTCGAGCAGTCTCCTTGGGTCAGGACCGCTACAGACGCCGCTACTGGGTGTTGCCCTACTTGACTGGTATCTTTGTGGAAGGAACAGAGGGAAGCTTAG TTCCTGAGGATGTGATAAAACAGGAAACTGACTCCTTAaaagtggcaacccattcaacAACCAGCCCAACCTCCTTCTCTCTGAAGAGGGAGTTAGCTGGCTCCAGCACCTCTGCCAGTTCTCCTGCCCGGGCCCGAGGCCGACCTCGGAAAACTAAGCCTGGCTCTATGCAGCCTAGGCACTTGAAATCTCATTCCAAGGGTCAAGGTTCAGAAGAGCCTCAGACCCAGCTTCAGCCTGAGACTCAGTCCCATCCTCAGCTTCAGGCTCATGCCCAGCCCCAGCTTCAGTCCCATCCTCACACTCATAATGGGTTCCTGGAGCCAGAAGGCTCCCCATTGTCTCTGGGTCAGAGCCAGCATGACCTCAGCCAGTCAGCCTTCCTGTCTTGGCTGAGCCAGACTCAGAACCATGGCTCCCTGCTGAGCAGCTCAGTCCTCACGCCTGATAGCAGTCCCGGAAAACTGGACCCAGCCCCATCACATGCCCCAGAGGAGCCAGAACCTGACGAGACAGAAGCCAGCCCTGATTCTCAAGCTCCCTGGTTTAATTTCTCAGCCCAGATGCCCTGCAATGCTGCCCCTACACCACCCCCTGCAGTTTCTGAGGACCAGCCCACTCTTTCCCCTCAGCTACCTGCTTCTTCCAAGCCA GTGAGTAGAGCCAGTGCTGCCAACGCCTATTCTCCAGGGCCATTCTCTTCTACTCCTTTGCTGGGCATGGCTCATAAAAGGCAAGCAGGAGATCCTGGAGAAACACCACAGAGCCCCACAGGGCAAGGACAGCCAAAACGAAGAGGGAGACCTCCCAGTAAGTTCTTCAAACAGATGGAGCAGCGCTATCTAACCCAGCTGACAGCCCAGCCTGTCCCACCTG AGATGCGCTCTGGCTGGTGGTGGATCCGAGATCCTGAGACATTGGATGCCACGCTCAAGGCCTTGCACCCCCGAGGCATCCGAGAGAAAGCACTTCACAAACACCTAAACAAGCACAGGGACTTCTTACAGGAAGTCTGCCTACGGCCCTCAACAG ACCCCATCTTTGAGCCCAGTCAGCTACCTGCCTTTGAAGAAGGGATCGTGAGCTGGACCCCCAAAGAGAAGACATATGAGACAGACCTGGCTGTCCTTCAGTGGGTGGAGGAGCTGGAACAGCGGGTGATCCTGTCTGATCTGCAGATTCGG GGCTGGACATGTCCCAGCCCAGACTCTACTCGTGAAGACTTGGCCTACTGTGAGCACCTAGCTGATTCCCAGGAGGATATCACCTGGCGGGGTCGAGGCAAGGAAGGTCTGGCACCCCAGCGTAAAACTACCAACCCCCTGGACCTGGCAGTGATGCGACTTGCTGCCCTGGAGCAGAATGTGGAGCGGCGGTACCTGCGGGAGCCCCTGTGGCCAGCTCATGAGGTTGTGCTGGAGAAGGCCCTGCTCAGCACGCCCAGTAGTGCCCCACAGTGTACGCCTACAGAGAT ATCATACGAGATCACCCCTCGAGTTCGGGCCTGGCGCCAAACGCTAGAGCGATGCCGGAGCGCAGCCCAAGTCTGCTTGTGCCTGGGCCAGCTGGAGAGGTCCATTGCCTGGGAGAAGTCTGTCAACAAAGTG ACCTGTCTAGTCTGCCGGAAGGGTGACAACGATGAGTTTCTTCTACTTTGTGATGGGTGTGACCGTGGCTGCCATATTTACTGCCTTCGGCCCAAGATGGAGGCTGTCCCAGAAGGAGACTGGTTCTGTGCTGTCTGTCTGGCCCAG CAGGTAGAAGGAGAATTGACTCAGAAATCTGGTTTCCCAAAACGAGGCCAGAAGCGGAAAAGCGGTTATGTGCTGACCTTCCCAGAGGGTGACAACCGCCGGCGCCGGCTGCTACCAAGGGGCCGAGAGAGCCCAGCAGTGCCCCGGTACTCAGAGGAAGGGCTGTCCCCCTCGAAGCGGCGGCGCGTCTCCATGCGCAACCATCACAGTGATCTCACATTCTGCGA GATTATCTTGATGGAGATGGAGTCCCATGATGCAGCTTGGCCTTTCCTGGAGCCTGTGAACCCACGATTGGTGAGTGGGTACCGGCGGATCATCAAAAACCCTATGGATTTTTCCACCATGCGGGAGCGACTGCTCCGGGGAGG GTACACCAGCTCAGAGGAGTTTGCGGCTGATGCACTGCTGGTCTTTGACAATTGCCAGACTTTCAATGAAGATGATTCTGAAGTGGGCAAGGCTGGACACATCATGCGCCGCTTCTTTGAGAGCCGCTGGGAGGAGTTTTATCAGGGAAAACAGGCCAATCTGTGA